The following proteins are encoded in a genomic region of Hoeflea phototrophica DFL-43:
- the msrA gene encoding peptide-methionine (S)-S-oxide reductase MsrA gives MFLIDMFNRKTTMPTPAEILPGRAEAMDVAQPHAVSGMALTPPYPDGFETACFAMGKFWGAEKRFWSLEGVYVTAVGYSGGTTPNPTYQEVVTGLTGHAQSVMVVFDPARLAYADLLAMFFENHDPTQGMRQGSDIGTFFRSVIFARDDVQVSAAEAAVVTYQQALAAAGLTAKLTTQIVPVGEFFFAEAHHQQYLARNPGGQSGLKPSGVLFPRGASS, from the coding sequence TTGTTCCTGATCGACATGTTCAACCGCAAGACCACCATGCCGACACCGGCCGAAATCCTTCCCGGCCGCGCCGAGGCGATGGACGTCGCGCAACCGCATGCGGTCAGCGGCATGGCGCTCACGCCGCCATATCCTGACGGGTTTGAAACCGCCTGCTTTGCCATGGGCAAGTTCTGGGGCGCGGAAAAACGGTTTTGGAGTCTTGAAGGTGTTTACGTCACCGCCGTCGGCTATTCGGGCGGCACCACACCAAATCCCACCTACCAGGAGGTGGTCACAGGGCTGACCGGACATGCGCAGAGCGTGATGGTGGTCTTTGACCCCGCCAGGCTCGCCTATGCAGATCTTTTGGCCATGTTCTTTGAAAACCATGATCCGACCCAGGGAATGCGGCAGGGCTCGGATATCGGCACCTTCTTCCGCTCGGTCATCTTTGCCAGGGACGATGTGCAGGTGTCAGCGGCCGAAGCAGCCGTTGTCACCTATCAGCAAGCACTTGCTGCTGCCGGCCTCACTGCGAAACTCACAACGCAGATCGTGCCGGTGGGCGAGTTCTTTTTCGCCGAAGCACACCATCAGCAATATCTTGCCAGGAACCCCGGCGGACAAAGTGGTCTGAAGCCATCCGGGGTGCTGTTTCCGCGCGGCGCTTCAAGCTAA
- a CDS encoding BMP family lipoprotein produces the protein MKRTLLSIVALAAMSASALAADIKPAIIYDLGGKFDKSFNEAAYTGAEKFKTETGIEYREFEISNDAQREQALRRFARDGNNPIVMAGFSWGSALEKVAGEYPDIDFAIIDMVVDKPNVRSVVYKEQEGSFLVGVMAAKASESGTVSFVGGMDIPLIRKFACGYKGGVMATNPDATVLEAMTGTTPEAWNDPVKGGEITKSQIDQGSDVVYAAAGGTGIGVLQAAADAGKLAIGVDSNQNGLQPGKVLTSMLKRVDVAVYNAFSDAKNDSFSYGFSVLGLAEGGVDYAMDENNAPLVTDDMKAAVEAAKADIIAGTITVHDYMSDNNCPY, from the coding sequence ATGAAACGCACGCTTTTGAGCATTGTCGCACTGGCCGCCATGTCGGCGTCCGCCTTGGCCGCAGACATCAAGCCGGCCATCATCTACGACCTTGGCGGCAAGTTCGACAAATCCTTCAACGAGGCCGCCTACACCGGCGCCGAGAAGTTCAAGACCGAGACCGGCATCGAGTACCGGGAATTCGAAATCAGCAATGATGCCCAGCGCGAGCAGGCCCTGCGCCGCTTCGCCCGCGACGGCAACAACCCGATCGTCATGGCCGGCTTCTCCTGGGGCAGCGCGCTTGAAAAAGTCGCCGGTGAGTATCCCGACATCGATTTCGCCATCATCGACATGGTCGTTGACAAGCCCAACGTGCGTTCGGTGGTCTACAAGGAACAGGAAGGCTCCTTCCTTGTCGGCGTGATGGCAGCCAAGGCCTCCGAGAGCGGCACTGTCAGCTTCGTCGGTGGCATGGACATCCCGCTGATCCGCAAGTTCGCCTGTGGCTACAAGGGCGGTGTGATGGCCACCAATCCGGATGCCACAGTGCTTGAAGCCATGACCGGAACCACGCCTGAGGCCTGGAACGACCCGGTCAAGGGTGGTGAAATCACCAAGTCCCAGATCGACCAGGGTTCGGATGTTGTCTATGCAGCAGCCGGCGGCACCGGTATCGGTGTTCTCCAGGCAGCGGCTGACGCCGGCAAGCTCGCCATCGGCGTTGACTCCAACCAGAACGGCCTTCAGCCGGGCAAGGTTCTCACCTCGATGCTCAAGCGCGTCGACGTGGCCGTCTACAATGCTTTCTCCGATGCCAAGAACGACAGCTTCAGCTATGGCTTCAGCGTGCTTGGCCTGGCCGAGGGCGGCGTTGATTACGCAATGGATGAGAACAATGCACCGCTGGTCACCGACGACATGAAGGCTGCAGTGGAAGCTGCCAAGGCCGACATCATTGCCGGTACCATCACCGTTCACGACTATATGTCGGACAACAACTGCCCCTACTGA
- a CDS encoding ribonuclease D, producing MADIRAHKGDISDQAMARYTGDIAVDTETLGLVPRRDRLCVVQLSPGDGSADVIQIAKGQKRAPNLVALLTDRKRRKLFHYGRFDIAVLYNAFGVTTEPVFCTKIASRLTRTYTDRHGLKDVTRELLEVDLSKQQQSSDWAAETLTPAQLEYAASDVLHLHALTAKLTERLQRDDREAHAKACFEFLPTRAKLDLMGWEETDIFAHS from the coding sequence ATGGCCGACATCCGCGCCCACAAGGGCGATATCTCCGATCAGGCGATGGCGCGTTACACGGGCGACATCGCCGTCGACACCGAGACGCTGGGACTGGTGCCGCGCCGTGACCGGCTGTGCGTGGTGCAGCTTTCCCCCGGAGATGGCTCCGCCGATGTGATCCAGATCGCCAAGGGGCAGAAGCGGGCGCCCAATCTGGTGGCTTTGCTAACGGACAGAAAGCGGCGCAAGCTGTTCCACTACGGGCGCTTCGACATTGCCGTGCTCTACAATGCCTTCGGCGTGACCACAGAGCCGGTGTTCTGCACCAAGATCGCCTCGCGGCTGACCCGCACCTACACCGATCGGCACGGGCTCAAGGATGTCACCAGAGAACTGCTGGAAGTGGATCTGTCCAAACAGCAGCAATCCTCCGATTGGGCCGCTGAGACGCTGACGCCGGCGCAGCTCGAATACGCCGCCTCCGATGTGTTGCATCTTCACGCGCTGACCGCAAAGCTCACCGAGCGGCTCCAGCGCGATGACCGGGAGGCCCATGCGAAGGCCTGTTTCGAGTTTCTGCCGACCCGCGCCAAGCTTGATCTCATGGGCTGGGAAGAAACCGACATTTTCGCCCACAGCTGA
- a CDS encoding HigA family addiction module antitoxin, with product MRLPANRLPTHPGEMLLEEFMKPYGLSARKVAAMIGVPANRISEIVAGNRSVTADTAHRLDRLFGMGVETWLSLQAHYDAALALQQHDYSEIRLYA from the coding sequence ATGCGCTTACCCGCAAACCGACTGCCGACACACCCCGGCGAAATGCTCCTTGAAGAGTTTATGAAGCCTTATGGTCTGTCTGCCCGTAAAGTCGCTGCCATGATTGGCGTGCCCGCCAATCGGATATCCGAGATCGTGGCTGGGAATCGCTCCGTAACGGCCGATACGGCGCACCGTCTCGACAGGCTTTTTGGGATGGGGGTTGAGACGTGGCTTAGCCTGCAGGCGCATTATGACGCAGCTCTTGCTCTGCAGCAGCACGATTATTCCGAAATAAGGCTATACGCCTAG
- a CDS encoding type II toxin-antitoxin system RelE/ParE family toxin — MIVSFANAETEAVFNGDPVKGLQPGICKTARRKLDQINSVSSVEQLRSPPGNKLHPLTKDRSGQWAIRINDQYRICFRFENGSASLVEIVDYH, encoded by the coding sequence ATGATTGTGTCATTTGCCAATGCAGAGACTGAGGCTGTCTTTAATGGCGATCCTGTCAAAGGCTTACAGCCCGGCATCTGTAAAACAGCGAGGCGCAAACTCGATCAGATTAACAGCGTCAGTTCGGTGGAGCAGCTTAGAAGCCCGCCCGGCAATAAGCTGCATCCACTGACAAAAGATCGCTCAGGCCAATGGGCCATAAGGATTAATGATCAGTACAGGATATGTTTTCGATTCGAAAACGGATCGGCCTCACTGGTCGAGATCGTAGACTACCATTAG
- the rpsA gene encoding 30S ribosomal protein S1 produces the protein MSQTETMTEDFASLFAESLATQDLSEGYVAKGTVMAIEKDVAIIDVGLKVEGRVPLKEFGAKAKDGTLKVGDEVEVYVERIENALGEAMLSREKARREESWVRLEEKFTAQERVEGVIFNQVKGGFTVDLDGAVAFLPRSQVDIRPIRDVSPLMHIPQPFEILKMDKRRGNIVVSRRTVLEESRAEQRSEIVQNLEEGQTVEGMVKNITDYGAFVDLGGIDGLLHVTDMAWRRVNHPSEILSIGQTVKVQIIRINQDTHRISLGMKQLESDPWDGIGVKYPAGKRITGTVTNITDYGAFVELEPGIEGLIHVSEMSWTKKNVHPGKILSTSQEVDVVVLEVDPNKRRISLGLKQTLENPWDVFAQSHPAGTEVEGEVKNKTEFGLFIGLEGDVDGMVHLSDLDWNRPGEQVIEEYNKGDMVKAVVLDVDVDKERISLGIKQLGKDSIGEAAASGELRKNAVVSAKVTGVTDGGLEVVLVDHEDLSSFIRRSDLSRDRDEQRPERFSVGQTVDARVTSFSKKDRKVGLSIKALEIAEEKEAVAQFGSSDSGASLGDILGAALKKQNSDD, from the coding sequence ATGTCACAAACTGAAACCATGACAGAGGATTTCGCATCCCTGTTTGCTGAATCGCTTGCCACGCAGGACCTGTCCGAAGGCTACGTTGCCAAGGGCACCGTGATGGCTATCGAGAAGGACGTCGCGATCATCGACGTCGGCCTCAAGGTCGAGGGCCGCGTTCCGCTGAAGGAATTCGGCGCCAAGGCCAAGGACGGCACGCTCAAGGTCGGCGATGAAGTCGAAGTCTATGTCGAGCGTATCGAAAACGCTCTTGGCGAAGCCATGCTGTCGCGCGAGAAGGCTCGCCGCGAGGAAAGCTGGGTTCGTCTGGAAGAGAAGTTCACCGCGCAGGAGCGCGTCGAAGGTGTCATCTTCAACCAGGTCAAGGGCGGCTTCACCGTCGATCTGGACGGCGCCGTGGCGTTCCTGCCGCGCAGCCAGGTGGACATCCGTCCGATCCGCGACGTGTCCCCGCTGATGCACATCCCGCAGCCGTTCGAAATCCTCAAGATGGACAAGCGCCGCGGCAACATCGTGGTCTCGCGCCGTACCGTTCTCGAAGAGAGCCGTGCCGAACAGCGTTCGGAAATCGTGCAGAACCTCGAAGAAGGCCAGACCGTTGAAGGCATGGTCAAGAACATCACCGATTACGGTGCGTTCGTTGACCTTGGCGGCATTGACGGCCTGCTGCACGTCACCGACATGGCATGGCGCCGCGTCAACCATCCATCCGAGATCCTGTCGATCGGCCAGACCGTCAAGGTCCAGATCATCCGCATCAACCAGGATACACACCGCATCTCGCTGGGCATGAAGCAGCTGGAAAGCGATCCGTGGGATGGCATCGGCGTCAAGTACCCTGCCGGCAAGCGCATCACCGGTACCGTGACCAACATCACCGACTACGGCGCATTCGTCGAGCTGGAGCCGGGCATCGAAGGCCTGATCCACGTTTCGGAAATGTCCTGGACCAAGAAGAACGTGCATCCGGGCAAGATCCTCTCGACCTCCCAGGAAGTCGATGTGGTTGTTCTGGAAGTCGACCCCAACAAGCGCCGCATCTCGCTCGGCCTCAAGCAGACGCTCGAGAATCCGTGGGATGTGTTCGCACAGAGCCACCCTGCCGGCACCGAAGTCGAAGGCGAAGTCAAGAACAAGACCGAGTTCGGTCTGTTCATCGGCCTCGAAGGCGATGTCGACGGCATGGTCCACCTCTCCGATCTCGACTGGAACCGTCCGGGCGAGCAGGTCATCGAGGAGTACAACAAGGGCGACATGGTCAAGGCCGTCGTGCTTGACGTCGATGTCGACAAGGAGCGCATCTCGCTTGGTATCAAGCAGCTTGGCAAGGACTCGATCGGCGAAGCAGCAGCCTCCGGCGAACTGCGCAAGAACGCTGTTGTTTCGGCCAAGGTGACCGGTGTGACCGATGGCGGCCTGGAAGTTGTGCTGGTTGATCACGAAGACCTGTCTTCGTTCATCCGCCGCTCCGACCTGTCGCGTGACCGTGACGAGCAGCGCCCCGAGCGCTTCTCGGTCGGCCAGACTGTTGACGCCCGCGTCACCAGCTTCTCCAAGAAGGACCGCAAGGTCGGCCTGTCGATCAAGGCTCTGGAAATCGCCGAAGAAAAGGAAGCAGTCGCACAGTTCGGTTCGTCCGACTCGGGCGCTTCGCTCGGCGACATTCTGGGCGCTGCGCTGAAGAAGCAGAACAGCGACGACTGA
- the cmk gene encoding (d)CMP kinase — translation MKDTHIIIAIDGPAAAGKGTLSRRLAARYGLHHLDTGLTYRATAKALLDRGLPLDDEGLAADVARNLDLSSLDRSVLAVHEVGEAASKVAVMPKVRRALVEAQRDFAATAPGTVLDGRDIGTVVCPDALIKFYVTASPEVRAQRRYEEIIGQGGSADLAGILADLKKRDARDSERTDSPLKPAPDAHLLDTSEMGIEAAFEAARVLVDAALQT, via the coding sequence TTGAAAGACACACACATCATCATTGCGATTGACGGCCCTGCGGCAGCCGGCAAGGGAACATTGTCAAGGCGCCTGGCGGCCCGGTACGGGCTGCATCACCTCGATACCGGCCTGACCTACCGCGCCACCGCCAAGGCGCTGCTGGATCGCGGTCTGCCGCTCGATGACGAAGGGCTGGCTGCGGATGTGGCCCGCAATCTCGATCTTTCCAGTCTCGACCGTTCGGTTCTGGCGGTTCATGAGGTGGGCGAAGCCGCCTCCAAGGTGGCGGTGATGCCCAAGGTCCGCCGGGCCCTGGTGGAAGCCCAGCGCGACTTTGCCGCAACGGCACCCGGAACAGTGCTGGACGGGCGCGATATCGGCACGGTTGTTTGCCCGGATGCGCTGATCAAGTTCTATGTTACCGCCAGCCCGGAGGTCCGGGCGCAGCGGCGATATGAGGAAATCATTGGCCAGGGCGGAAGTGCCGACCTTGCCGGAATCCTCGCTGATCTGAAGAAACGCGATGCCCGCGACAGCGAGCGGACCGATTCGCCGCTCAAGCCCGCGCCCGATGCGCACTTGCTAGACACGAGTGAAATGGGTATAGAAGCCGCGTTTGAAGCAGCCCGCGTCCTGGTGGATGCTGCGCTTCAGACGTGA
- a CDS encoding FMN-binding negative transcriptional regulator: MYLPPQFAETDEDVMRALIAAHPLGLLISASETGVQANPVPFLVSSEDGATRLRAHLSRANPQWRHLQDGASVLVVFQGDDTYVTPSWYQSKAEHGKVVPTWNYAMVQARGSASVEEGPDWLAQQVGALTDRHEAGRNAPWKVEDAPDKFVKAQLRGIVGIEIAVRELTGKWKVSQNRQEADRQGVHAGLTKDGAVEMAELVRRYGGL, from the coding sequence ATGTACCTTCCCCCCCAATTCGCCGAGACCGACGAAGACGTCATGCGGGCGCTGATTGCTGCGCACCCGCTGGGTCTGCTGATTTCCGCCTCTGAAACCGGCGTGCAGGCCAATCCGGTGCCGTTTCTGGTGTCGAGCGAGGACGGCGCAACACGGCTGCGCGCCCATCTTTCGCGCGCCAACCCGCAATGGCGCCATCTGCAGGACGGCGCTTCGGTGCTGGTGGTGTTTCAGGGCGACGACACCTATGTGACGCCATCCTGGTATCAATCCAAGGCCGAGCACGGCAAGGTGGTTCCAACCTGGAACTATGCCATGGTGCAGGCACGCGGGTCTGCGAGCGTGGAAGAGGGGCCAGACTGGCTCGCTCAACAGGTGGGCGCGCTCACCGACCGGCATGAAGCGGGCCGGAACGCACCATGGAAGGTGGAGGATGCACCGGACAAATTCGTCAAAGCGCAATTGCGCGGCATTGTCGGCATCGAGATCGCGGTGAGAGAACTGACCGGCAAATGGAAAGTCAGCCAGAACCGGCAAGAAGCCGACCGTCAGGGCGTGCATGCAGGCCTGACAAAAGATGGTGCAGTGGAGATGGCCGAGCTGGTGCGGCGTTACGGCGGGCTGTAA
- a CDS encoding 2-hydroxychromene-2-carboxylate isomerase, producing MSGRTIDFCYDLISPFAHVALKRLDELPADVTVRPVPVLLGAILTHWGQRGPAEISAKRLHTYRLSVFLGQQHGLEIRFPPRHPFNPLKALRLLAGREADLTKVQAAFDFVFEQGRAPDTEEELAALAAAIGVPVSLAEDDAAKSALRANTDQAIARGVFGVPSFVVPAVSGHPTSSGQEVFWGVDAFDMLLAWLDDPGLFEQHRYSHLDDVSIGIARK from the coding sequence ATGAGCGGCCGAACCATTGATTTCTGCTATGACCTTATCTCACCCTTCGCCCATGTGGCGCTGAAGCGGCTTGATGAGCTTCCCGCAGACGTCACTGTCAGGCCGGTGCCGGTATTGCTCGGCGCCATTCTCACCCATTGGGGTCAGCGCGGGCCTGCGGAAATTTCGGCCAAGCGGCTTCACACCTACAGGCTGTCGGTGTTTCTGGGCCAACAACACGGACTTGAGATCCGCTTCCCGCCAAGGCACCCGTTCAACCCGCTGAAGGCACTCCGGCTATTGGCGGGTCGTGAAGCAGATTTGACAAAAGTGCAGGCCGCGTTTGACTTCGTCTTTGAGCAAGGCCGGGCACCCGACACCGAGGAAGAGCTCGCCGCCCTTGCGGCAGCGATTGGCGTTCCCGTTTCGCTGGCCGAGGATGATGCGGCCAAATCGGCGCTGAGGGCCAATACCGATCAGGCCATTGCACGAGGCGTGTTTGGCGTGCCGAGCTTTGTCGTCCCCGCCGTTTCAGGCCACCCCACCTCTTCCGGTCAAGAGGTGTTCTGGGGCGTGGATGCTTTCGACATGCTTCTGGCATGGCTGGATGATCCAGGCCTCTTCGAACAGCACCGCTACAGCCATCTTGATGATGTGAGCATAGGGATCGCGCGCAAATAG
- the aroA gene encoding 3-phosphoshikimate 1-carboxyvinyltransferase, with product MGHAEIPLRPASASKSRSLKGDIRIPGDKSISHRSFMFGGLANGETRITGLLEGEDVINTGKAMQAMGASIRKEGDAWVINGVGNGCLLAPEKPLDFGNAGTGCRLTMGLVGPYDFDTTFVGDASLSRRPMGRVLDPLRLMGVQVRSEDGDRLPVTLHGPLAPAPISYRVPMASAQVKSAVLLAGLNVPGVTTVIEPVMTRDHTEKMLAGFGAQLEVETGADGVRTIRLEGRGTLTAQIIDVPGDPSSTAFPLVAALLVPDSDVTIRNVLMNETRTGLILTLQEMGANIEIIDPRQAGGEDVADLRVRSSELTGVNVPADRAPSMIDEYPVLAVAASFAEGETVMTGLDELRVKESDRLSAVARGLEINGVDCTEGDDWLSVRGRPDGKGLGARSEKAVVKTWLDHRIAMSFLVMGLASEHPVHVDDSAIIATSFPEFMDMMTGLGARIDIGSARG from the coding sequence ATGGGCCACGCCGAAATACCCCTTCGCCCCGCAAGTGCGTCAAAAAGCCGATCGCTCAAAGGCGATATCCGGATACCGGGCGACAAATCGATTTCCCACAGATCCTTCATGTTCGGCGGACTTGCCAATGGAGAAACAAGGATTACCGGGCTGCTCGAAGGCGAGGATGTGATCAACACGGGCAAGGCGATGCAGGCCATGGGTGCGTCGATCCGCAAGGAGGGCGATGCCTGGGTGATCAACGGAGTCGGCAATGGATGCCTGCTGGCGCCGGAGAAGCCGCTGGATTTCGGCAATGCTGGGACCGGCTGCCGGCTGACCATGGGCCTTGTCGGGCCCTATGATTTCGATACGACCTTTGTTGGCGATGCATCCCTGTCACGCCGCCCGATGGGACGGGTGCTCGACCCGCTGCGGCTGATGGGCGTTCAGGTGCGCTCGGAAGACGGTGACAGGCTGCCCGTGACATTGCACGGCCCGCTCGCACCCGCTCCCATCAGCTACCGGGTGCCGATGGCCTCGGCCCAGGTCAAGTCGGCGGTGCTGCTGGCGGGATTGAACGTTCCGGGCGTCACCACCGTGATCGAGCCGGTGATGACCCGTGACCACACGGAGAAGATGCTCGCCGGCTTCGGTGCCCAGCTGGAGGTGGAAACCGGCGCTGACGGTGTGCGGACCATCCGGCTCGAAGGCCGCGGAACTCTGACCGCCCAGATCATTGATGTCCCAGGAGACCCCTCCTCGACTGCTTTCCCGCTGGTCGCGGCACTGCTGGTTCCCGATTCGGATGTGACAATCCGCAACGTGTTGATGAATGAAACCCGCACCGGGCTGATCCTGACGCTGCAGGAAATGGGCGCCAATATCGAGATCATCGATCCGCGCCAGGCCGGCGGCGAGGATGTGGCCGATCTCAGGGTGCGCTCGTCGGAGCTTACGGGCGTGAACGTCCCCGCTGATCGCGCGCCGTCGATGATCGACGAATATCCCGTTCTGGCGGTCGCTGCGAGCTTCGCGGAAGGCGAAACCGTGATGACCGGGCTCGATGAGCTGCGGGTCAAGGAAAGCGACCGGCTTTCTGCCGTTGCGCGCGGGCTCGAGATCAATGGCGTTGACTGCACCGAGGGCGATGACTGGCTTTCGGTTCGCGGCCGGCCCGATGGCAAGGGCCTTGGCGCCCGGTCAGAAAAGGCCGTGGTCAAGACCTGGCTCGATCACCGCATCGCCATGAGCTTTCTGGTGATGGGGCTTGCGAGCGAGCATCCCGTGCATGTTGATGACAGCGCCATCATCGCCACCAGCTTTCCCGAATTCATGGACATGATGACCGGGCTTGGGGCCAGGATTGACATCGGGAGCGCCCGGGGATGA
- a CDS encoding TIGR02300 family protein: MAKPELGTKRVCPETGRKFYDLNKDPIVSPYTGTSYPLSFFEETSKAVVLEKEQEKEEQEEVAELDDETADVEIVSLEEADEDTTKTGKSDDIPDIDDDADVDLEDDEDDTFLADDDDDDDDDVSDIIGVNDDDDDH, from the coding sequence GTGGCAAAACCGGAACTTGGAACAAAACGCGTTTGCCCCGAAACCGGGCGCAAATTCTACGATCTGAACAAAGACCCCATCGTGTCGCCCTACACCGGCACCTCCTATCCGCTTTCATTCTTCGAGGAAACGTCGAAAGCCGTTGTCTTGGAGAAGGAACAGGAGAAAGAGGAGCAGGAGGAAGTCGCAGAACTCGATGACGAAACCGCTGACGTGGAAATCGTTTCCCTTGAAGAGGCTGACGAGGATACCACGAAGACCGGAAAGTCCGACGATATTCCTGATATCGACGATGATGCCGATGTCGACCTGGAAGACGACGAAGACGATACATTCCTTGCCGACGATGATGATGACGACGATGACGATGTCAGCGACATCATCGGTGTTAACGACGACGATGACGACCACTAG
- a CDS encoding UbiA family prenyltransferase: MDALSDNRHVPLCIDLDGTLIATDSLWEGLVSVLIRRPWLFFAAIFWALSGKAVLKREIAARLAHKGADWPYRDEVIARIKQAREAGQPVWLVTGAAESTAKAVADHLGLFDRVLHSTDAENLTSSRKRERLVSICGDGGFDYAGNSRDDLAVFDAARRAIIVAPDSAARKWGAKNRAEFLPLAQISPLAILKSIRVHQWLKNVLIAVPLVLNHEFADTNLVLAAIAAFFSFSFLASAVYIVNDISDLANDRQHPRKRLRPLASGAVSVPVISVAAVALLAASVALASLLPPLFWAVLAMYATITTAYTFVLKRKLLVDVFTLAALYTLRIVAGAAATGTDLSFWLLAFSIFFFLSLALVKRYVELDELANSDDAQLKGRGYAGSDKDMIGQAGVASAFSAAMVLALYVHSDEVTSMYAQPWLLWPLCPLILYMLLRIWILARRSQMHDDPVVFIMRDWRSQVTTFVGAALVILATLNVW; this comes from the coding sequence ATGGACGCTCTAAGCGACAATCGGCATGTGCCGCTATGCATTGACCTCGATGGGACACTGATCGCAACCGACAGCCTTTGGGAAGGGCTGGTTTCGGTTCTGATCCGGCGTCCTTGGCTGTTTTTTGCCGCCATTTTCTGGGCGCTGTCCGGCAAAGCAGTCCTCAAACGGGAAATTGCCGCCCGGCTTGCCCACAAGGGCGCAGATTGGCCTTATCGCGATGAGGTGATTGCCAGGATCAAGCAGGCGCGTGAGGCAGGCCAACCGGTCTGGCTGGTGACCGGCGCCGCCGAGTCCACCGCCAAGGCCGTCGCAGACCATCTCGGCCTGTTCGACAGGGTGCTCCATTCCACCGATGCTGAAAACCTCACTTCATCGCGCAAGCGTGAGCGGCTGGTCTCGATCTGTGGCGATGGCGGATTTGACTATGCCGGCAACAGCCGCGACGATCTGGCCGTCTTTGATGCCGCCCGCCGCGCCATTATCGTTGCGCCGGATTCGGCTGCCAGAAAGTGGGGCGCGAAGAACCGGGCCGAGTTCCTTCCGCTCGCGCAGATTTCACCGCTTGCGATTCTCAAATCGATCCGCGTCCATCAATGGCTCAAGAATGTGCTGATTGCGGTCCCGCTGGTGCTCAACCATGAATTCGCCGACACCAATCTCGTGCTGGCAGCCATCGCGGCCTTCTTCTCCTTCAGCTTCCTTGCTTCAGCGGTCTATATCGTCAATGACATCTCGGATCTGGCCAATGATCGGCAGCATCCGCGCAAGCGCCTGCGCCCCCTGGCAAGTGGCGCTGTGTCGGTTCCGGTGATCAGCGTTGCTGCTGTCGCCCTGCTTGCTGCCTCGGTTGCGCTTGCAAGCCTTCTGCCGCCGCTTTTCTGGGCCGTGCTGGCCATGTATGCGACCATCACCACGGCCTACACCTTTGTGCTCAAGCGCAAGCTTCTTGTCGACGTGTTCACGCTTGCAGCCCTCTACACGTTGCGAATCGTCGCCGGTGCGGCTGCGACCGGCACCGATCTGTCATTCTGGCTGCTCGCCTTCTCGATCTTCTTTTTCCTCAGTCTGGCTCTGGTCAAGCGCTATGTCGAACTCGATGAGCTTGCCAACAGCGACGATGCGCAACTCAAGGGCCGTGGATACGCCGGATCCGACAAGGACATGATCGGTCAGGCTGGCGTCGCTTCGGCATTCTCTGCTGCCATGGTTCTGGCGCTCTATGTCCACAGCGATGAAGTCACTTCGATGTACGCCCAGCCCTGGCTGCTGTGGCCGCTCTGCCCGCTGATTCTGTACATGTTGCTCAGGATCTGGATCCTGGCCCGGCGTTCGCAGATGCATGACGATCCGGTGGTCTTCATCATGCGTGACTGGCGCAGCCAGGTCACCACCTTTGTTGGTGCTGCGCTGGTCATTCTTGCGACGCTGAATGTGTGGTGA